One Actinospica robiniae DSM 44927 genomic region harbors:
- a CDS encoding sigma-70 family RNA polymerase sigma factor: MTQAAESEAFDRRIEPFRTELLAYCYRMLGSAHDAEDLVQETYLRAWRAREQYDETRSSVRTWLYRIATNACLTALEVRGRRPLPSGLVAASDPLAPLVPGERVAWLQPLPDSLLGAGDPAGAAIDRSSLRLAFAAALQHLSARQRGALILRDVLGFSAAEAAEILGTTAVSVNSSLQRARTRVKDAGARQEDLSEPSAAEQRAWIDRYMKAFEKADIDGLKRLLTEDVIMEMPPMLNWFAGVENYGLFMEWVFAHAGTSWRLEPVSANGQPGFAAYRAVEGGYELHTLQIFTVTADGISRNSVFQEPEVFALFGLAAAAA; this comes from the coding sequence CGGCCCACGACGCGGAGGACCTGGTCCAGGAGACGTACCTGAGGGCATGGCGGGCGCGGGAGCAGTACGACGAGACCCGCAGCTCGGTGCGCACCTGGCTCTACCGGATCGCGACGAACGCGTGCCTGACCGCGCTGGAGGTCCGCGGCCGCAGACCGCTGCCGTCGGGGCTCGTGGCCGCGTCGGACCCGCTCGCGCCGCTCGTCCCGGGAGAGCGGGTCGCCTGGCTCCAGCCGTTGCCGGATTCGCTGCTGGGCGCGGGCGATCCGGCCGGAGCCGCGATCGATCGCAGCAGCCTGCGGCTGGCGTTCGCCGCCGCGCTCCAGCACCTGTCGGCGCGTCAGCGAGGCGCGCTGATCCTGCGCGACGTGCTCGGCTTCTCCGCGGCCGAGGCGGCGGAGATCCTCGGCACCACGGCGGTGTCCGTGAACAGTTCGCTGCAACGCGCGCGCACGCGGGTGAAGGACGCCGGGGCCCGGCAAGAGGACCTCAGCGAGCCGTCGGCCGCCGAGCAGCGCGCCTGGATCGACCGCTACATGAAGGCCTTCGAGAAGGCCGACATCGACGGTCTCAAGCGGCTGCTCACCGAAGACGTGATCATGGAAATGCCGCCGATGCTCAATTGGTTCGCGGGCGTCGAGAACTACGGCCTGTTCATGGAGTGGGTCTTCGCGCACGCGGGAACGAGCTGGCGGCTCGAGCCGGTCTCGGCCAACGGCCAGCCCGGCTTCGCCGCGTATCGAGCCGTCGAGGGCGGATACGAGCTGCACACGCTGCAGATCTTCACCGTCACGGCCGACGGCATCAGCCGGAACTCGGTGTTCCAGGAGCCGGAGGTCTTCGCCCTGTTCGGGCTGGCTGCCGCCGCTGCTTGA